Below is a genomic region from Elusimicrobiota bacterium.
AGGACAGCCACCGTTGACCCGTGGCGAGGCCGAGGACGACCAGGCCGCCCGCGACGATTTGAACTTGGCGCTGAATCGGAAGGGGGCCGCCGGACTTCATTGTGGGATACCCGGCGTTCTTCCAGGCGTCCACGCCGCCATCGACGAATCGAATCCGCGCGAAGCCGGCCTGGCTTAAAACCTCGACCGCTCGGGCCGTGCGGATGCCCGTTTGGCAAAACACATAGAGATCCCGGTCCCGGGGGAGGGTGTTCAGGGTCCGGTCCAATCGGCTCAAGGGGTGATTGACCGTGTTCGCGATGCGTTCGTGCCGGAATTCGTCCGGTTCCCGAACGTCCACGGCGAGTGCGTTCCCCGTCTCCAGAGCGCGCCGGAACTCTTCGACGGGGATGGTCGGCGAGGTCATGGACCCATTATAACAAGGGTCCGGCCCCGAAACCGGCCCCGGAAGGCCGAGATTCCGGCGAGGGTCCGCCGGTGGTTCGGCGGACTTATTGGGGTTGTTTGTTCGCGCTGATTTTACAGATGGTGTACGCCGGGCAGAATTTGAACAAGCCGGTGAGGAGGGGCAACAAGCCGATCCAGCCCCAGGGGTTTTTGGCGATCAGGGCGAAGGCGATCAAGCCGGCCCCGACCGCGACGCGAAAAGCGCGATCCGCTCCACCCACGTTGCATTTAATCATGTGTTCCTTTTAAGATCGGGGGTGACGACCTCGGGAGCCGAAGGCTCGTTTATTGGATGTCCGGAATTCCCCAAAGGCAACCGAATTAACGGGACCGAACGTCTTTTTTTTCCAAATGGGTTCGAAGCCAGCGCCGGCCCCGGAGGAGGCGGCTTTTAACCGCGGGGAGGGACAGCCCCAGCGTTCGGGCGATGTCGCGGTTTTTCATTTCCCGAACGTCGCTCAGGACGACCACGGCCCGTTGATCGGCGGGGAGGCCTTCCAGGGCGTGGCCCACGGCGCGGCGAAGCTCGTTTCGGCGGGCCCGCGCCGCGGGATCGTCGAGCGGGTCCTTCGAGGCCAACGCCCCCCGGGCTTCCGCGTCCGGACCCGCGGGCAGCGGTTCCAAAGCCTCCCGGCGTTTTCGACGGAGGCGCATCCAGCAGAGGTTGGAGGCGACCCGGTACAGCCACGTTCCCAGGGACGAATCGCCCCGAAATCCCTTCACTTTTTTGAAGGCGGCCAGCATCGTGTCCTGCAAAACGTCCTCGGCTTCGGCCGGCGCCTGGGCGCAGACTTTATGGGCGAGGCGAAAAAGCCGGTCCTGGTAAAGCCGCAGCAGCCCCTCAAAGGCTTTTCGGTCTCCGGCGCGGCTTTTTTGAATGAGGAGGGTCTCGTCAACCATGAAGCCGTCATTGTATCATCCAAACATGACTCGCCAAGCCAAGTTTCCAATGAAAAGGGCCCGCAACGGGTTTCTGGCGCTGGTGTTCTCTGCGGGGGCCGGCGGCCTTCACGCCGCGCCGCCGTCCCCGGACAATCCGGAAGGTGTTAAATCCATCGCCCTCTGGGGCACCGGACTCACCCTGCTGGCTTTTACCCTTGATCGGACGGTTCAAAGCGACATTCGATCCCAGAACTTCATCGCCAAGAGTTTGGATCACGGCGATTACGCCCGAAAAAGCACCGTCATGGAATTGCTGGGGCAAACCCAAGTGCCCTTGGCGCTCTCCGGAGTCCTTTACGCCGGCGGCGTCCTGGGCCAAAACGAGCCGCTGCAGCGCGTGGGGCGGAGCGGTGCGGAAGCCCTGGTCGTCAGCGGGGTCGCTGTCCTCGGGCTCAAGACCGTGTTCGGTCGCGGTCGGCCCTACGTGGACCACGACGCCGACACCTTCCACGCGCTCCACGGGGCCGCCGCCAAGAACGCCTCGTTTCCCTCGGGCCACGCCACCACGGTTTTCACCTTCGCCGCCGTCGTGGCGGACGAATACGATTCCATCGTCGTGGACTCCTTGGCGTACGGTTTGGCGACCGCGGTGGCGGTGGGGCGCCTTTATCAAGACCAACATTGGGCCAGCGATGTGGTGGCCGGCGCCACCCTGGGAATCGTCACGGGCAAAGCCGTTCGACGGTGGGACAAGGCGCGCCACGGGGGCGCCCTGCGCACCGACGGCCGGGGGGTGTACTGGGTGTGGGCGTTCTAAAACGATTTTTTCTGATGGCTTTCTTCGCGACGTCGATCGGGGGGCGGACCCTTCAAGCGGACGAATCCGCGTCGACCACCGCCAACGGCTTTGTTTACGCTCGTCCGCGCCTCTGGACCTGGTTGAGCCGCCAGGTCAAAGACCAAAAAGAATTCTGGGTCCGTTCCGCGTCCCGGGACCGGTGGCCCGTGCTGGGCCTGGTGACCGTGAGCACTCTTTGGCTCACCGCCCGGGACCAATATCTTTTTGAAAAGGGCTATCGTCTGGGCGACCAATGGAAGGTTTCCCACGACGGGGTTCAGCGCACTTTTTTAAAAACCAAACTATGGCCCTCCAATTACGTCGTGCGCCTGAACGGCCCCTACGATTTGGGCACCGGGCTGTATTTCCTGGGCGATGGTGTGACGCATTTCACCATCGCCGGGAGTTTCCTGGCCTACGGCCTCGCCAAGGAGGACAACCGGGCCTTGCAAACCTCAAGTCAATTGGTGGAAGGCATTGTGGCCAACGGGTTCCTGGTTCAGGTTCTCAAACACGCCACGGGCCGGGAGAACCCCAACACCGGCACGGCCAAAAACGGCAAATGGCGACTGTTTCCCAATCAAAAAGAATACGCCAAGCACGTCAACCAATACGACGCTTTTCCGTCGGGTCATTTGGCCACGGCCATGGTGACGGTGACGGTCATCGCCGAAAATTATCCCGAACACCGCTGGATCCGCCCCCTGGGCTACACCTTGATGACGGGATTGGCCTACCAGATGGTCAACAACGGGGTTCATTGGGTCAGCGACTACCCGCTGGCGATCTACATGGGATACACCTTCGGCCAAATCGCGGTTCATCACGGGCGAACCCCCTTGGGGGCTTGGGAGGTCTCTCCGATGTGGACGGGTACCGCGGCCGGACTTCGGATGGTTCACCGGTTCGGGGGAAGGGCGCGGCGGGCCGGCGATTCGGCCGCCGAAACGACCAATTAATAGAAGGCGGCCCCGAGGCCATTGTCGGGGCGCCGTGAGGAGGATGGAATGAAGTGGGTTTTTTTACTGGGGTTTGGCGGCATCGGTCTGGGCATTTTTGTCGGTGGGATCGCCTGGGGGCTTAAACGGCACGCCCTCGCCGCCCACGGGCGGCGAGCCACGGGGCGCGTGGCCGAATTGCAAGAATCCACGTCGGTCTCCGAGGTGAACGGCCGCAAGGTGGCCTCCGTTTCCTATTACCCGGTGGTGGAATTTCAGGCGATGGACGGGACGACCCACAAATTCCGGGGCAGCACCGGGTCCAGTTCACCCTCCTACGAAGTGGGATCGTCCGTGGAGCTCTTGTACATGCCGGACAACCCGTCGAACGCCCAGATCGCCGATTTCAGTCAATTTTGGTTGGGGCCCCTCGTGCTGTCCATTTTCGGTTTTGTTTTTTTAGCGGCCGGGATTGGGGCCTTTGTGATGATCGGTCGCTCGGACGAGATCTTCGGGCCGTCCTTTGACCAGCGGATCAATCGCGGGTCGTTGTACGAATCCAAGCGCGGGGTAAAAGTTTCCGCCATCGTACGCGAAATCGAACCGGCGAAGAAATGGGGGCGCACGACGGGGCTGGTGGTGATTTGCGCGGCGCCCGGGCTGGACGGCCGCGAGCGTCTGTTCCGTTCGGCGCCGCTGGCGGTCAATCCGGGCGCGGGCTTGGTGGGGCGATCCGTCGACGTGTATGTGGATCCCTACGACGCCGAGCGGTATTACATTCACATGGATCCGCTTTTGCTCCCCACGGCGCCGGCGTCCCCCCGCGAGGGCGCGTGGTGAACGGCGCCGGGCGGTTCGCCCGGAGGGGTCAGGACATCTTCCGCAGGTAAGTTTTGTTGAAATACTTTTCGTCCACCGGGCCCACTTTCATGTCCGAGAACTCGATGATGGATTTTTGCCCCCGGACCGTGGCGCTTTCGATCACGTGGCGTGTGGGCCGCAGGCGGCCGCCCAGGCGGCTGTAGCCTTCGTAGGTCACGGTTTTAAGATGGCGGCCGGAGATCGAGTAGAATTCGGCTTTCAGCGGCGTGTATTTTTTCTTTTCCACCCAGAAAATGATTTTGTGGTACGTGACGTCGTCGCTCTTCGCCATCAGTTGCAGTCGGTAATAGGCGTCGGTCACCTCCAGGAATTCCGCTTTGTAGTCCCCCGAGAAATTCGCCCGGGACAAATCCCCGTTGGCCACTTCGCCCATCAGCCGCTGTTGAAAAGACACCCGGATCGGCTGGGAGGTGCCGGGGATGATGATCCAGAGGTTCCGCCCGATCATCAGGAGGCTTTTCCCCCGTTCCACGGCGGGAAACGCCGTGCGGACGACGGATTTTTCCCGCCCCCGCACCCAAATCTGATACCCCGCGCGTCGCGGCTCTTTGGCGGAGGCCGAAAAATCGCTCACAATGGCGGTCACCTGATAATCTTCCTGGGGGTTGCGCACGGCGTCGGCCAAGGCAACCACCCGGTCGGCGGTGATTCCCTCCGGACGCCCGTAAAGCGGGCCGGCGAACAGCGCGAGAACGAGCGTCAAGCGGGTTGCGGTTTTCATGATCACACCTGGTGGCGGAGGGCCTCCGCGATTTCAAGTCGGGAGGCCTTCCAGCTGGGATAAAGGATTGAAAAAAAAGACGAGCCCACGGCGATGGCGAAGGCCTGGACGAACACCCGGGGCACGAGACGGACGTGGGCCACCCATTCCATGGTGGACCCCGGCGGGGGCGGCATGGGGATGCCGAAATGGGAAACGAGGCGGGCCACCCCGACCCCGGCCAGGGCGCCCAGAACGCCGCCCAGGAGGCCCAGCAAAAGGCCTTCCATAATGAAAACGGCCATGACCTTCCAGCGGCTCGTCCCCATGGCCCGCATGGTGCCGATTTCCCCGATCCGCTCCAGCACCGCCATGTTGGCGGTGTTTATGACGCTCAATATGGAAACGATCAGGATGATCCAACGGAGAATGCCCATTTGCCGGTTCAGGAAATCCCGGGAATTGTTGTAGACGTCCGCCAGGTCCTCCCAGGATTGAATCTCGGTGGCGTACCCCCGGGACTTAAATAACTTTTCCAAATCCCGTCGAACGGCCCGGGTTTTGGAGGTGTCTTTGAGCAGGACGATGAGGGATTGAACCTCCCCGGTGTAGAGCAATTTGGCCGCCGTGGAAAAGGGCACCCGCAGGACATGGTCGTCGAAGGCCTTGGCGCTGGTGGAAAACACGCCTTTGACCGTGACGTCCAAGGCGTTCACGGATCCCCGCACGGTGTTCGAAACGATCACCGCCGTGTCGCCCGGTTTGACCGCGAGAGACGCCGCCAATCCGCGCCCCATGACCACCTGAAATTTGTCCTTCGCCTGCAAGTTCTTTCCGGCTTCGATGCGGAACATGGTGTTCATCTTGCTTTCGCCGCGGGGATTGACGCCTTGCCCCACGAAGGAGACCGAGGTTTCCCCCCGGCTGATCAACCCCGCGAATTCGATCCGGGGCGTGACGATGTCCACGTCGGGGTGGGCCAGCACCACGTCCATGACCCGGTTGTGGTTTTTGAGAAGGTACGCGAAGGGCCGGGCGGCCCCGTAGCGAAGGTAACCTTTTTGAAATATCTGCAGATGGCCGAACTGGGAGCGGATGTAGCTTTCCCGAAGCTGGACCAGGGAGTCGTCGATGAAGCCCCCCGCGAACACCAGCGCCACGGACCCGAAGGCGATGGCGGCCAGGGTCACGGACGTGCGGCCGGGACGGCGGAAAATGTTGCGGAGGGGGAGCGTCCAGTAAAACATCAGGCCGCCGCGATTCGGCCGTCGTGCAGGCGCACCACCCGGTCGGCCGCGGCCATGATCTGGGGGTCGTGGGTGGAAAAAATAAACGTCGCCTTGGTTTCCCGGTTCAATTCTTTCATCAACGTCAAAATTTTTTCCCCCGTGTTCGTGTCCAGGTTGGCGGTCGGTTCGTCGGCCAACACCACCTTGGGCGATCCCACCAAAGCCCGAGCGATGGCCACGCGCTGCCGTTGGCCGCCGCTCAATTGCGAGGGTTTGTGATCCAGAAAAGATCCCAGGCCCACCCGGTGGGCCATCTCGTTCACGCGCCGCCAACGGTCCCGTCGGCCGACGCGGCGGAGAAAGAGGGGGTATTCGATGTTTTCGGCCACGGTGAGCACCGGCAACAGGTTGAAGGTTTGAAACACGTAGCCCAACCGTTCGGCGCGAAGGCGCGTCAACCGTCGGGGGGAAACGTCCGTCACCACGGTGTCGTCCATCCGGATGCGGCCCGCGGAGGGCGATTCCACGCACCCCAGTAAATTCAGGAGGGTCGTTTTGCCGCTGCCCGAAGGGCCGGCCAAGGCCAGGAATTCCCCTTCGTTCACCCGCAGGGTGACGTTTTGCAGGGCGTGGACTTTTTCAGTCCCGACCAGATAGGTTTTGGAGACCTCCGTGACTTCGATCAACGGTTCGGGGTTGGCGGCGGCGTCCACGGTCCCTCTTGACAAAAAAGGTTTGGCATGTCAAACAGTATAGGGCACAATGATCAACACTTCAAGGGCGCGCGCGCCGGTTTTCCGTCGGTCGCGGCGCTCTTTCTTGTTCGGGAGAACCTGAATCCATGAAACTTCTCAGCGTGGCGCACGCGGTTCCGAGCCGTCGGGTCGACAACGACGAAGAGATCGCCGCGTTCTGCCGCCGGAATTGGATGTGGTGGCCCTTGCACCGGCTTTTCCGGAAAAAGATGCTCCAGGGATTCAAGCTCTCGGGCACCCGCACCCGTTACCGGCGCGCCCCGGGCGAGACCGCCTCGGGCATCGCCTGCCGCGCGGCCCGGGAAGCCATTGAAAAGGCGGGCCTCGCTCCGGGCGACATCGACATGCTGATTTACGTCGGCGTGGGCCGCGGCGTGCTGGAGCCGGCCACGGCGAATTTGTTCAAAAGCCTTTTGGGGCTGACCAACGCCACCTGCTTCGACGTTTTGGACGCCTGCGCCAGCTGGGTGCGGGGCATGTCCATCGCCCAGAGCTTCATCCACCAAGGCACCCACAAGACCGTGATGGTCATGAACGCGGAATTGAATTACGCCGAATATTGCGGGGACCACGCCCTGCGCCGCCCCAAAGATTTGTATTTCCGGTTCGCCGCCCACACCATCGGGGAGGCGGCCACGGCGACGATCCTTCAAGACGACGGCCGCCGGGACAATTTCTATTTCTCCATGAAAAATTGGGAAAACACCTACGACCTTTGCCAGATTCCCCTGCCCAACCGGGCGGATTTCGCCGGCGATTACCCGTCCCGGACCCCCCAGCAAAACATGGTGTTCGTGGCGGCCTCCCGGGAACTTCTCACGGCGGCCATCACGAAACTGACCGAGCAGTTCAAGGAAGACCCCCGGCTGAACGGCCAAACCTACGACCTTCATTTTTGCCACGACGTCAGCGACTACTCCACCAAACTGGTGGCCAAGGCGCTGAACGTCCCCCTGTCCATGGTGTATCGCACCCACGAAAGGTTCGGGAACACGGTGTCGGCCTCCATCCCTCTGGCCCTGTCTCTGGCTTTGGCCGAAGGACGGCTTAAAAAAGGAATGAACCTGCTTCTCACCTGCGGCAGCGCCGGCGTGACCACCGCCTACCTCCAATTCCGCTATGACTGACCGGCGGCCCCGGTGATCTTCAAAACCCGCGTCGCCCAGCGGGGCTGGATTCGAATTCTGGCGGCGGGGGCCCTGATGTACGCCTACGCGGCCGCTTTCTTGGTGGTCGATCTTCTGGCCCGGTTCGGCCAGGCGACGGTCCTCCGCCTTTGCGGCCTTCCGCCGGTGGATCGTCGCCGGTACATCGCCCTGGACCGGGGCCGCGTTCCGCCGTTGACCCCGTTCGACGGTTTGAATTGCAATTACTGCGGGTACGCCAACGGCGTTCTCGCTTGGTCCCGGGAAATCGTGCGCCGCGTGGAGCACTATTGGTGCCCCGTCCGGCACGCCGCGCCCCTGGAAAGCGACGTCAACCCGGCGGGTTACGCGGCCCCCGGGGACCGCGCGGCCCTGGACCGCTGGCTGGAGCCACCCCGCCCGTGACGGGTCGCCCCGCGGCGGTCGCCCCGGCCCTCTACCCCTTCGCCTCCCATTACCTGGAACGGGACGGCCACCGACTGCATTACCTGGACGAAGGCCGGGGGGCGCCCGTCGTTTTGCTCCACGGAAACCCCACCTGGTCCTTTTATTATCGGCGCGTGATTCAGGACCTTCGGGCCGATCACCGGGTGATCGCCCTCGACCACCTGGGGTGCGGCCTCTCCGACAAACCCCAGGATTATCCTTACCGTCTAGAAAACCACATCGCCAACGTCGAATTTCTGATCGAAACCCTGGGATTGGAAAAAATTTCCCTCGTGCTCCACGATTGGGGCGGGGTCATCGGCGCGGGGTACGCGGTTCGCCACCCCGCCAACGTCGTTCGGTGGGCCCTGATGAACACCGCCGCTTTCTGGCCCGAGGGTTATTTGCCCCTCCGCCTGCGGTTGTGCCGCGTCCCCCGAATTGGGGAGTTTCTCATTCGACGCTTTAACCTTTTTGCCCGCATCGCCCTGGCGGTGGCCGTGCGGCGCCCGGAGCGATTGACCCCCGAGATCCGACGGGCCTATCTGGCGCCCTACGATTCCTACGCGAACCGAATCGCCACCGCGCGGTTCGTGTTGGACGTCCCCGATTCGCCCCGCCACCCCAGCCACGCCGCGGCCCGGGCCGTGGAAAACGGATTGGCCCGCCTGGCCGGACTCCCCACGCGGATTTTTTGGGGCGAGCGCGACCCCATTTTCAACGCCCGCATTCTGGCGGAATGGGAACGCCGGTTTCCGAACGCCGTCGTGGATCGATTTTCCCAGGCCGGCCATTACGTGCTGGAGGACGCCCACGAATTCATTTTGCCCCGCCTGCGGGAATTCCTGGACGCGCCGGCCCCGTGACGGACAACTGGAATTTCGTCAATCGCGTCCGGGACGTGGCCCGATCGGACCCGAACCGTCGCGCGCTTATTTTCCCGAGGTCCAAGCCGGGCCGCTCCCCCGTGGACTACGGCGCGGTCACCTTCAAGGAGTTGAACGAGGAGAGCGACCGTTACGCCCAGGGTTTGCGGGCGTTTGGGATCGGGCGGGGCACCCGGGTCCTTCTCTTGGTGCCCGTGAGCGTCGAGTTGCTGACCCTGGCCCTGGCGCTTCTCAAAATGGGAGCGATTTTGGTGTTGATCGATCCCGGCATGGGAAAGAAAAGCCTTCTGAAGTGCGTGCAACACGTGCAGCCCCGGGGGTTGATCGCCGTTCCGCTCGTGCACGCCCTGCGCACCCTGTCGCGGAAATCCTTCGGGGGCATCACCCACGCGGTCACGGTGGGCGCCAAATGGTGGTGGGGCGGGCCCA
It encodes:
- a CDS encoding rhodanese-like domain-containing protein, encoding MTSPTIPVEEFRRALETGNALAVDVREPDEFRHERIANTVNHPLSRLDRTLNTLPRDRDLYVFCQTGIRTARAVEVLSQAGFARIRFVDGGVDAWKNAGYPTMKSGGPLPIQRQVQIVAGGLVVLGLATGQRWLSFLIGAGLLFSGLSGTCALAALLAKLPGNRPRA
- a CDS encoding DUF2892 domain-containing protein; protein product: MKCNVGGADRAFRVAVGAGLIAFALIAKNPWGWIGLLPLLTGLFKFCPAYTICKISANKQPQ
- a CDS encoding sigma-70 family RNA polymerase sigma factor → MVDETLLIQKSRAGDRKAFEGLLRLYQDRLFRLAHKVCAQAPAEAEDVLQDTMLAAFKKVKGFRGDSSLGTWLYRVASNLCWMRLRRKRREALEPLPAGPDAEARGALASKDPLDDPAARARRNELRRAVGHALEGLPADQRAVVVLSDVREMKNRDIARTLGLSLPAVKSRLLRGRRWLRTHLEKKDVRSR
- a CDS encoding phosphatase PAP2 family protein, translated to MKRARNGFLALVFSAGAGGLHAAPPSPDNPEGVKSIALWGTGLTLLAFTLDRTVQSDIRSQNFIAKSLDHGDYARKSTVMELLGQTQVPLALSGVLYAGGVLGQNEPLQRVGRSGAEALVVSGVAVLGLKTVFGRGRPYVDHDADTFHALHGAAAKNASFPSGHATTVFTFAAVVADEYDSIVVDSLAYGLATAVAVGRLYQDQHWASDVVAGATLGIVTGKAVRRWDKARHGGALRTDGRGVYWVWAF
- a CDS encoding phosphatase PAP2 family protein, coding for MAFFATSIGGRTLQADESASTTANGFVYARPRLWTWLSRQVKDQKEFWVRSASRDRWPVLGLVTVSTLWLTARDQYLFEKGYRLGDQWKVSHDGVQRTFLKTKLWPSNYVVRLNGPYDLGTGLYFLGDGVTHFTIAGSFLAYGLAKEDNRALQTSSQLVEGIVANGFLVQVLKHATGRENPNTGTAKNGKWRLFPNQKEYAKHVNQYDAFPSGHLATAMVTVTVIAENYPEHRWIRPLGYTLMTGLAYQMVNNGVHWVSDYPLAIYMGYTFGQIAVHHGRTPLGAWEVSPMWTGTAAGLRMVHRFGGRARRAGDSAAETTN
- a CDS encoding DUF3592 domain-containing protein; the encoded protein is MKWVFLLGFGGIGLGIFVGGIAWGLKRHALAAHGRRATGRVAELQESTSVSEVNGRKVASVSYYPVVEFQAMDGTTHKFRGSTGSSSPSYEVGSSVELLYMPDNPSNAQIADFSQFWLGPLVLSIFGFVFLAAGIGAFVMIGRSDEIFGPSFDQRINRGSLYESKRGVKVSAIVREIEPAKKWGRTTGLVVICAAPGLDGRERLFRSAPLAVNPGAGLVGRSVDVYVDPYDAERYYIHMDPLLLPTAPASPREGAW
- a CDS encoding outer membrane lipoprotein-sorting protein, whose product is MKTATRLTLVLALFAGPLYGRPEGITADRVVALADAVRNPQEDYQVTAIVSDFSASAKEPRRAGYQIWVRGREKSVVRTAFPAVERGKSLLMIGRNLWIIIPGTSQPIRVSFQQRLMGEVANGDLSRANFSGDYKAEFLEVTDAYYRLQLMAKSDDVTYHKIIFWVEKKKYTPLKAEFYSISGRHLKTVTYEGYSRLGGRLRPTRHVIESATVRGQKSIIEFSDMKVGPVDEKYFNKTYLRKMS
- a CDS encoding ABC transporter permease; its protein translation is MFYWTLPLRNIFRRPGRTSVTLAAIAFGSVALVFAGGFIDDSLVQLRESYIRSQFGHLQIFQKGYLRYGAARPFAYLLKNHNRVMDVVLAHPDVDIVTPRIEFAGLISRGETSVSFVGQGVNPRGESKMNTMFRIEAGKNLQAKDKFQVVMGRGLAASLAVKPGDTAVIVSNTVRGSVNALDVTVKGVFSTSAKAFDDHVLRVPFSTAAKLLYTGEVQSLIVLLKDTSKTRAVRRDLEKLFKSRGYATEIQSWEDLADVYNNSRDFLNRQMGILRWIILIVSILSVINTANMAVLERIGEIGTMRAMGTSRWKVMAVFIMEGLLLGLLGGVLGALAGVGVARLVSHFGIPMPPPPGSTMEWVAHVRLVPRVFVQAFAIAVGSSFFSILYPSWKASRLEIAEALRHQV
- a CDS encoding ABC transporter ATP-binding protein encodes the protein MIEVTEVSKTYLVGTEKVHALQNVTLRVNEGEFLALAGPSGSGKTTLLNLLGCVESPSAGRIRMDDTVVTDVSPRRLTRLRAERLGYVFQTFNLLPVLTVAENIEYPLFLRRVGRRDRWRRVNEMAHRVGLGSFLDHKPSQLSGGQRQRVAIARALVGSPKVVLADEPTANLDTNTGEKILTLMKELNRETKATFIFSTHDPQIMAAADRVVRLHDGRIAAA
- a CDS encoding alpha/beta fold hydrolase, coding for MTGRPAAVAPALYPFASHYLERDGHRLHYLDEGRGAPVVLLHGNPTWSFYYRRVIQDLRADHRVIALDHLGCGLSDKPQDYPYRLENHIANVEFLIETLGLEKISLVLHDWGGVIGAGYAVRHPANVVRWALMNTAAFWPEGYLPLRLRLCRVPRIGEFLIRRFNLFARIALAVAVRRPERLTPEIRRAYLAPYDSYANRIATARFVLDVPDSPRHPSHAAARAVENGLARLAGLPTRIFWGERDPIFNARILAEWERRFPNAVVDRFSQAGHYVLEDAHEFILPRLREFLDAPAP